AATTTAAGGGTGTATTAGAACGTGAACGAAGGGAAATCGATGGAAATAAAGGTACCTTGCCAAATAAATTGAATTTGTTAAGCACTCTTACATCAGGAGTCACAAATATAGATAAAAGTAAACTTGTTGACGTAGAATATTTTCAACTGATTCCTGAACTTACAAATCCAAAAGAATGGGATAAAAAAGTTATTTCAACTCAACAGGAAACAAGGAATCTCTTCCTAAATGAATTAAGGGAGCTTTACGATTTTAGGAAGAATTTTGATGAGTTCTTAAAGGCACAAAAAAACAAAGCTTTGCAAGCAAAAGCTGATGATAAACAATTGTTACGTGATACTATTATTTTAGGTAATTTTATGGATGTATATAATGGTTTAAAGGAGAAAAAAGAAAAGGAAGAAAAACTTAGAAAATTAAAAGGAATTTTAACTAAAGAGAAGGTCCCTGAAAATTTAGTAACAATACCGCTAGAAGAATTAAAGAAATTGGTTGACCAAAAAGTGGATATAAAAACTATTAAAGATAAAATTGATTTGCTAATTGATTATAAGAAAAATGCTGGTGAACTAGCTGAAATTGTTCAGGAAGTTAACTCAACAAGAAACACATTAATCCAGCATTTTGAAAAAGCAAATAAATATAATATTGTAGATGAATCCCATTGCCCTCTTTGTGGACAAGAATGGAATTCTCATAATAACCTGTTAGAACAAATACAATTAAAGGGAAAACAGTTCCGGAGATTTTACGATTCATCAATAGCAAAGTTTGAAGTTGAATTAGATTCTCTTTATAATGAACATCTGCAACCAATTTTCAGTTGGATTGAGGAATATTTAAGTAATGATAGTCATATTGTTGATGACAAATTTTTCAAACAACTATCATCTAGCTACAAGAGAAGAAACATGGTTCAATCGTTTTTAGAATGGTGTAAATTTAATGCTCTTGAAGTGCTTAGTTATCTTAACAAGGAACAACAGTTTTTTCAAGACATAGAAGCTCGGGTCGAAGAGCTTTCCATGCATCTAATAGGTAAAAAACATGCCGTGAAAAATGGATACACTGAGTTTGATGAGAAGACTTACAAATTTGAATCAATTTACCAAGATCTTTTTGCATCTTCTGAAGGACGTGTTAGGAGGATAACATTAAAACAAATACATCAAAAAGCACAGTATGTTGATTTTCAATATTTTCATCGCAGTTCCGAAATAATTAAAAAACTAGAGATAGAAATTTCTCAATTACAATCTAGACTTAAAGTAGTAGAATTAGGTATTGAAAAATCCAATGACATTATAAAAATTTATGAAAAGCGTATCGGTCAGCACTGGAAGCGTATTATGCGTGATATTGAAATTCCGTTCTA
The window above is part of the Mesobacillus jeotgali genome. Proteins encoded here:
- a CDS encoding AAA family ATPase; protein product: MAYRIKKILIENFKSIDYKFIDFVNKDLIVFDGPNGFGKTTIFDAIELVVCGRVYRVNNTADGRMGYSDLLFSKDKSKDTVIKIEFDNGKQTFTVVKIFDASKKLNALDRKPDNWSLFDTYVVKSFEEPLSSQILQKTEDIFPSLEMDELTRYFSLFYYIQQEEKTFFLKKPGKERMNEISQLFDTKKEQAEKEKLEKFKGVLERERREIDGNKGTLPNKLNLLSTLTSGVTNIDKSKLVDVEYFQLIPELTNPKEWDKKVISTQQETRNLFLNELRELYDFRKNFDEFLKAQKNKALQAKADDKQLLRDTIILGNFMDVYNGLKEKKEKEEKLRKLKGILTKEKVPENLVTIPLEELKKLVDQKVDIKTIKDKIDLLIDYKKNAGELAEIVQEVNSTRNTLIQHFEKANKYNIVDESHCPLCGQEWNSHNNLLEQIQLKGKQFRRFYDSSIAKFEVELDSLYNEHLQPIFSWIEEYLSNDSHIVDDKFFKQLSSSYKRRNMVQSFLEWCKFNALEVLSYLNKEQQFFQDIEARVEELSMHLIGKKHAVKNGYTEFDEKTYKFESIYQDLFASSEGRVRRITLKQIHQKAQYVDFQYFHRSSEIIKKLEIEISQLQSRLKVVELGIEKSNDIIKIYEKRIGQHWKRIMRDIEIPFYIYSGKLLQDYQRGLGLFIEESEGDGVKSIKFVANSKSDHDAVNYLSSGQMSALVIAFTLALNKVYGNGSMDILLIDDPVQTMDEINMASFVELLRNDFKHKQIFLSTHEDDVSRFIRYKFKKYGLEVLKYNVKDRFYVNS